The Salvia miltiorrhiza cultivar Shanhuang (shh) chromosome 1, IMPLAD_Smil_shh, whole genome shotgun sequence genome has a window encoding:
- the LOC131026527 gene encoding lysophospholipid acyltransferase 1-like has translation MVITLKIISCVINYNDGILKEDDLREAQKKNWLLKMPSLLEYFGFCLCCGSHFAGPVYEMKDYIEWTERKGIWQPSAKGQSPSPYWATLRALLQSAICMGLYLYLVPQFPLSRFTEPVYQEYGFFKKLSYQYMSGFTARWKYYFIWSISEASTIISGLGFSGWTDSNPPKPKWDRAINVDILGLELAKSAVQIPVYHLCGIFKSAPGLGTV, from the exons ATGGTGATAACTCTGAAAATTATATCATGTGTCATAAACTATAATGATGGAATTCTCAAAGAGGATGATCTACGTGAAGcacaaaagaaaaattggttGCTGAAGATGCCATCATTACTGGAGTACTTTGGGTTCTGTCTATGTTGTGGAAGTCACTTTGCCGGTcctgtttatgaaatgaaagactaTATTGAATGGACAGAGAGGAAAGGG ATCTGGCAACCTTCGGCCAAGGGACAGTCCCCCTCTCCTTATTGGGCAACTCTCAGGGCTCTTCTGCAATCTGCTATCTGCATGGGCTTGTATCTGTATCTTGTACCACAATTCCCACTTTCTCGATTCACAGAACCAGTGTACCAAGAATATGGGTTCTTCAAGAAGTTGAGTTACCAGTACATGTCAGGTTTCACTGCTCGTtggaagtattattttatttggtcaaTTTCAGAAGCTTCTACTATTATTTCCGGCCTGGGATTCAGTGGCTGGACAGATTCAAATCCACCCAAGCCAAAATGGGACCGTGCAATAAATGTCGATATATTAGGTCTCGAGTTGGCTAAGAGTGCAGTGCAGATACCAGTATACCACTTGTGTGGAATATTCAAGTCAGCACCTGGCTTAGGCACT GTTTGA